The following proteins are encoded in a genomic region of Toxotes jaculatrix isolate fToxJac2 chromosome 3, fToxJac2.pri, whole genome shotgun sequence:
- the hcfc1a gene encoding host cell factor 1a isoform X2, whose translation MTEVMSAPGSAVSGTTASVLQPRWKRVLGWSGPVPRPRHGHRAVAIKELMVVFGGGNEGIVDELHVYNTATNQWFIPAVRGDIPPGCAAYGFVCDGTRLLVFGGMVEYGKYSNDLYELQASRWEWKKLKAKNPKNGPPPCPRLGHSFSLVGNKCYLFGGLANDSEDPKNNIPRYLNDLYTLELRAGSSVVGWDIPITYGVLPPPRESHTAVVYTEKTSRKSRLIIYGGMSGCRLGDLWTLDIDTLTWNKPSVSGTAPLPRSLHSATTITNKMYVFGGWVPLVMDDVKVATHEKEWKCTNTLACLNLDTMCWETVLMDTLEDNIPRARAGHCAVAINSRLYVWSGRDGYRKAWNNQVCCKDLWYLETERPHAPARVQLVRANTNSLEVSWGAVSTADTYLLQLQKYDIPATPAAASPAMSATPSQPVNSPKSPAPAAAAPSAQSLPQTAVLKVAAQQSATGTSVVTVRPSQPGKSPVTVTSLPPGVRMVVPAQTTQGSPIGSSPQMSGMAALAAAAAATQKIPPSSAGTVLNVPAGATILKTVAVSPGTTTVKVASPVMVSNPATRMLKTAAAQVGTATASSPTTTRPIITVHKSGAVTVAQQAQVVTTVVGGVTKTITLVKSPLTMGSSGTLTKGPLPAGTILKLVTSADGKPTTIITTSQAGGTGNKPTILNISGVSPTTTKQGTTIIKTIPMSAIMTQPGATGVTSSAGMKTPITILTTKVMTTGTPGKIITAVPKLATAAGQQGLTQVVLKGAPGQPGTILRTVPMSTVGGVRLVTPVTVSAVKPTVTTLVVKGTTGVTTLGTVTGTVSTSLAGGTVDSSNASLVTPITTLGTIATLSSQVISPAAITVSAAQTSLTSASTLPSSTITVQNQPTQVTLITTPSGVEAQPVQDLPVSILASPTSEQPSSTEAGAAGEGSGTVTLVCSNPPCETHETGTTNTATTSSATIGAGQVCSNPPCETHETGTTNTATTSSATIGAGQVCSNPPCETHETGTTNTATTSSATIGAGQVCSNPPCETHETGTTNTATTSSATIGAGQVCSNPPCETHETGTTNTATTASSNMSAVRVCSNPPCETHETGTTNTATTASANMGGVQQVCSNPPCETHVTGTTNTATQASSNMNAGQTGTVQRVCSNPPCETHETGTTNTPSTATSSMGGEQTSTATGLVQRVCSNPPCETHETGTTNTATTATCSMETGEGTAAQQTEEGTEGTSSTEVASTTAATGMVTTTQGRAITTVTQSTPAPGPSVPSISSITEGVSTAASSTEEPMQTDEAASAEAAPAEEGATAMETQAEVNAGEAAAATALNLPSELMSEGQGATLMVTGLSDEELAVTAAAEAAAQAAATEEAQALAIQAVLQAAQQAVMNEGDSAGESQQPTNIPIMLTQQELAALVQQQQQLQEAQAAAQQATVDTSLPTEGLAPADSLNDPSVESNGHNEMAAAVTSAVASLLPRTTAETLAPSSTFAPSVSVASPAKLQAAATLAEVANGIEGEKQAPQPTPVKPVVKKENQWFDVGIVKVTNMVVTHFYVPADDSQGDDDSGIVPDYSQMKKMELQPGTAYKFRVAGINACGRGAFSEISAFKTCLPGFPGAPCAIKISKSPDGAHLTWEPPSVTSGKIIEYSVYLAIQSNQTAEAKASTPAQLAFMRVYCGPNPSCLVQSSSLSNAHIDYTTKPAIIFRIAARNEKGYGPATQVRWLQESGKDAASAKPAPKRPGTSPDTKATGPKKARTDQ comes from the exons ATG ACCGAAGTCATGTCTGCCCCTGGCTCCGCGGTGTCTGGGACCACGGCGTCGGTTCTGCAGCCGCGGTGGAAACGGGTCCTCGGATGGTCCGGTCCCGTTCCCCGGCCCAGACATGGACATAGAGCTGTGGCCATAAAGGAGCTCATGGTTGTCTTTGGTGGTGGAAACGAAGGGATTGTGGATGAACTACATGTATACAACACCG cAACAAACCAGTGGTTTATCCCAGCGGTCCGTGGTGATATCCCCCCTGGTTGTGCTGCGTATGGTTTTGTCTGCGATGGCACAAGATTGCTGGTGTTTGGTGGAATGGTGGAGTATGGAAAGTACAGCAACGACCTCTATGAATTACAG GCAAGCAGATGGGAATGGAAAAAATTGAAAGCAAAAAACCCGAAGAATGGGCCCCCTCCTTGTCCTCGTCTCGGCCACAGTTTTTCCCTGGTTGGCAACAAATGCTACCTGTTTGGTGGATTAGCCAATGACAGTGAGGACCCAAAAAACAACATTCCCAG ATACCTAAATGATCTGTACACACTCGAGCTTCGTGCTGGTTCCAGTGTGGTTGGATGGGATATTCCAATCACATACGGAGTTTTGCCTCCTCCCCGTGAGAGCCACACTGCTGTGGTTTACACGGAAAAGACGAGCAGGAAATCTCGCCTGATAATCTACGGAGGGATGAGCGGTTGTCGTCTTGGAGATCTGTGGACACTTGATATTG ATACCTTGACATGGAATAAACCATCAGTAAGCGGCACAGCACCACTTCCCAGAAGTCTTCACTCTGCCACCACCATCACAAACAA GATGTATGTTTTTGGAGGATGGGTCCCTCTGGTAATGGACGACGTCAAAGTGGCCACACACGAGAAGGAGTGGAAGTGCACAAACACTCTGGCCTGCCTAAATCTTG ATACCATGTGTTGGGAGACAGTGTTGATGGATACTCTTGAAGACAACATCCCCAGGGCCCGTGCTGGCCACTGTGCTGTGGCCATCAATTCCAGACTTTATGTTTGGAGCGGCCGTGACGGTTATCGTAAAGCTTGGAACAACCAAGTCTGCTGTAAAGACCTCTGGTACCTGGAAACAG AGCGGCCACATGCCCCTGCCAGGGTGCAGTTAGTCCGTGCCAACACAAACTCTCTGGAGGTGAGCTGGGGCGCAGTCTCCACTGCTGACACCTACCTACTGCAGCTACAGAAGTATGACATCCCTGCAActccagctgcagcctcaccagcGATGAGCGCAACCCCATCGCAGCCCGTGAACTCTCCAAAGAGCCCCGCACCGGCTGCTGCAGCACCGTCTGCTCAGAGCCTGCCACAGACAG ctgttttgaAGGTTGCAGCTCAACAATCTGCCACAGGCACATCTGTTGTTACAGTCCGCCCAAGCCAGCCTGGGAAATCCCCTGTCACTGTGACATCTCTTCCTCCAGGTGTCCGAATGGTAGTGCCTGCCCAGACCACCCAAGGATCG CCAATTGGCAGTAGCCCTCAGATGAGTGGTATGGCAGCTTTAGCAGCGgcagctgcagcaacacagaAGATCCCGCCTTCCTCTGCAGGCACTGTCCTCAACGTTCCTGCGGGTGCCACCATTCTCAAAACAGTAGCCGTTTCTCCAGGAACAACCACAGTGAAAGTGGCTTCTCCCGTCATG GTCAGTAACCCGGCCACCCGGATGCTGAAGACTGCCGCAGCTCAGGTGGGCACAGCAACCGCATCCTCTCCCACTACCACCAGACCCATCATCACTGTGCACAAGTCTGGTGCAGTCACAGTGGCCCAGCAGGCCCAGGTGGTAACCACTGTGGTGGGAGGAGTCACCAAGACCATCACGCTTGTCAAGAGTCCCCTCACCATGGGCAGCAGTGGAACTCTG ACAAAGGGTCCCCTCCCAGCCGGCACCATCCTGAAGCTGGTGACCTCTGCAGATGGCAAGCCCACGACCATCATCACCACTTCCCAGGCAGGAGGCACAGGAAACAAGCCCACTATCCTCAACATCAGCGGTGTCTCTCCTACCACCACTAAGCAGGGCACCACCATCATTAAGACCATCCCCATGTCGGCCATCATGACCCAGCCTGGAGCCACAG GTGTGACAAGCAGCGCTGGCATGAAAACGCCTATCACAATCCTTACTACAAAAGTGATGACCACTGGAACTCCTGGTAAAATCATCACTGCAGTGCCCAAACTTGCTACTGCAGCTGGTCAGCAAGGACTGACACAG gtggtTTTGAAGGGTGCTCCTGGACAACCAGGAACTATTTTGCGCACTGTGCCCATGAGCACGGTGGGTGGCGTTCGACTTGTTACACCAGTAACAGTGTCTGCTGTTAAACCCACTGTCACCACCCTGGTTGTCAAGGGGACTACTG GTGTCACCACTCTTGGCACAGTCACTGGTACAGTCTCTACAAGCCTGGCAGGAGGCACGGTGGACAGTTCCAACGCCTCCCTGGTTACCCCCATCACCACACTGGGAACCATCGCTACCCTGTCCAGCCAGGTCATCAGCCCAGCTGCCATAACTGTGTCAGCTGCTCAAACCAGCCTGACTTCTGCCTCCACGCTGCCCTCCTCCACCATCACAGTGCAG aACCAGCCCACCCAGGTGACTCTGATCACAACTCCCAGTGGTGTAGAAGCTCAGCCCGTGCAGGATCTGCCAGTGTCCATCCTGGCTTCACCAACCTCCGAGCAGCCCAGCTCCACTGAggctggagcagctggagaggGCTCTGGGACCGTCACCCTGGTCTGCTCTAACCCCCCCTGTGAAACCCACGAGACAGGAACCACCAACACAgccaccacctcctctgctaCAATTGGAGCAGGACAGGTCTGTTCTAACCCACCCTGCGAGACCCACGAGACCGGAACCACCAACACAgccaccacctcctctgctaCAATTGGAGCAGGGCAGGTCTGTTCTAACCCACCCTGCGAGACCCACGAGACCGGAACCACCAACACAgccaccacctcctctgctaCCATTGGAGCAGGGCAGGTCTGTTCTAACCCACCCTGCGAGACCCACGAGACCGGAACCACCAACACAgccaccacctcctctgctaCAATTGGAGCAGGGCAGGTCTGTTCTAACCCACCATGTGAGACCCACGAAACGGGAACCACCAACACAGCCACAACCGCATCCTCGAACATGTCCGCGGTTCGTGTGTGCTCCAACCCACCATGTGAGACCCACGAGACTGGGACAACCAACACAGCTACCACAGCATCCGCTAACATGGGAGGGGTCCAGCAGGTGTGCTCCAACCCACCTTGTGAGACCCATGTGACAGGCACCACCAACACGGCCACCCAGGCGTCCTCTAACATGAATGCAGGCCAGACGGGCACTGTGCAGAGGGTGTGCTCCAACCCACCCTGCGAAACCCACGAGACAGGGACCACCAACACCCCATCCACAGCCACCTCCAGCATGGGAGGTGAACAGACCAGCACAGCGACAGGCCTGGTCCAGAGGGTGTGCTCCAACCCACCGTGTGAAACACACGAGACTGGGACCACCAACACAGCCACCACCGCCACCTGCAGCATGGAGACAGGCGAAGGCACAG CAGCccagcagacagaggagggaaccGAAGGTACCAGCAGCACTGAAGTGGcctccaccactgctgcaaCTGGCATGGTCACCACCACCCAGGGCAGGGCCATCACTACTGTCACCCAGTCTACACCAGCCCCTGGACCCTCTGTACCG tCGATTTCATCAATCACAGAGGGCGTGAGTACTGCTGCCAGCTCCACAGAGGAGCCAATGCAAACTGATGAGGCAGCATCGGCAGAAGCTGCACCCGCAGAGGAGGGAGCTACTGCCATGGAGACACAAGCAGAAGTAAATGCA GgagaagcagctgcagcaacagcaCTGAACCTACCCTCAGAGCTGATGTCTGAGGGTCAGGGAGCCACACTCATGGTGACAGGGCTGTCGGACGAGGAGCTGGCCgtgactgctgcagcagaggccGCAGCCCAGGCGGCAGCCACCGAAGAAGCCCAGGCCCTGGCTATCCAGGCGGTCCTCCAGGCAGCTCAGCAGGCTGTAATGA ATGAAGGCGATTCCGCCGGAGAGAGCCAGCAACCCACCAACATCCCCATCATGCTCACCCAGCAGGAGCTCGCAGCTCTggtacaacagcagcagcagctgcaggaggctCAGGCTGCAGCCCAGCAGGCTACCGTAGACACAAGCTTGCCCACCGAGGGCCTCGCCCCTGCTGACAGCCTCAACGACCCCTCTGTCGAGAGCAACGGACACAACGAAATGGCTGCCGCAGTCACCAGTGCTGTAGCATCTCTGCTGCCACGTACCACAGCTGAGA CACTCGCTCCATCAAGCACCTTTGCACCCTCTGTGTCAGTGGCAAGTCCAGCCAAGCTGCAAGCAGCAGCCACTCTAGCAGAAGTCGCCAATGGCATCGAGGGAGAG AAGCAAGCCCCTCAGCCAACCCCAGTGAAGCCTGtcgtaaagaaagaaaaccagtGGTTTGATGTTGGAATTGTAAAAGTGACAAATATGGTTGTCACCCACTTCTATGTGCCAGCGGATGATTCTCAAGGAGAT GATGATTCTGGCATCGTGCCAGACTACAGCCAGATGAAGAAAATGGAGCTGCAGCCGGGAACAGCTTATAAGTTCCGTGTTGCTGGAATCAACGCTTGTGGTCGTGGAGCCTTCTCAGAGATATCTGCGTTCAAGACCTGCCTACCAGGCTTCCCAGGGGCACCTTGCGCCATCAAAATCAGCAAG AGCCCAGATGGTGCCCACCTGACCTGGGAGCCCCCCTCGGTGACGTCAGGGAAGATCATCGAATACTCAGTGTACCTGGCCATCCAGAGCAACCAGACAGCTGAAGCCAAGGCCTCCACCCCAGCTCAGCTAGCCTTCATGCGTGTGTACTGTGGACCCAACCCCTCATGCTTGGTGCAGTCGTCCAGCCTCTCCAACGCCCACATCGACTACACCACCAAGCCAGCCATCATCTTCCGCATCGCCGCCCGCAACGAGAAGGGCTACGGTCCTGCCACCCAAGTTCGATGGCTGCAAG AATCTGGCAAAGACGCTGCCTCTGCAAAACCGGCCCCCAAAAGACCAGGCACCTCTCCTGATAC TAAGGCTACTGGTCCAAAGAAAGCAAGGACGGACCAGTGA